The following nucleotide sequence is from Helicobacteraceae bacterium.
TTTTATCGCGAATGGCCAAAAGACGTCGATTGCGACCGCGCCGTTATTGAAAAACTGCGCGAAAAAGGGCTGTGGGAGTTTGACGAAACCTTTATAAAAAAGTGGCAGGCGCTATAAAATAAGCGCCTTTTTGACCTAATTTTTATGTATAGTCGCGTTTGAGCGCTTTGGAGGGCGCAATTTATGAGAGCGCATATTCTGCAACACATTTGGTTTGAGGACGGCGGCGCAATCAACGAGATATTGCTCGAACGCGGCTTTGAGATAGGGGTTACGCAATTTGATAAAGGCGACGCGCTCGCGCCGATCGAGGGGATCGATCTGCTTGTGATAATGGGCGGTTTTATGAGCGCGAACGACGAGGATAAATACGATTGGCTAAAGCCCGAAAAAGCCTTTATAAAACGAGCGATACAAAACGGCGTTAAAACGATTGGAATCTGTCTAGGAGCGCAACTAATTGCCTCGTCGCTTGGCGCTAAGGTGTATAAAAACGCCCAAAAAGAGATCGGATGGCATAAGATAACCGCCGTTAGCGGCTCGTTTTTGCCCGATCAAGCGCTTGTTTTTCATTGGCACGGCGAAACTTTCGATCTGCCAAACGGCGCAAAGCGTATCGCCTCTAGCGCGGCGTGCGCAAATCAGGCTTTTACGATTGGCAAGCATGTAGTCGCGCTTCAATTTCACCTTGAAACCACGCCAAAGAGCGCGAAACTGCTGGTGGAAAACTGCCGCGACGAACTAGTCGAAGCGCCCTATATTCAAAGCGAACGCGAAATCCTAAACGCCCCGACGGAAAACTATAAGGCGATTAGGCTTGCGGCTGAGGCGGCGCTGGACTATCTGCTCGGTTAACGCTTACCTAGCGAAAACGGGCGGTTAAAGCGGTTTTAGACAACCGCGCGTAAAACGCTACTTTTTTGCGATAAGGCTAGTCGCGAGATAAAGCGACGGCGATCAAGAAAAATAGATCAAACGCGACTTTTTTTGATGAGGCTAATTGCGGGCGGCAGCCGCGAAAGAACGCGCCGAGTTTCTTTTTGCAAGAACCCTCGCAACCAAAAAAAAGCGTCGCGTCCGTAGCCGCCGTTTATATGGCGTAGGCGCTTAGATCGCCCTTGCCGATCTTTTTCATCGCCGCGTCGATCTCCTGTTTTTTAGCGCCGAGCCGCCGCGAATAAACGAAGTTAGCGTAATACGCCTGCAAACTTATCGGCAAAAGTAAGTGTAATACTACCGAGCGCAATCGAATTATTAAGTATTTTTACAACAATTCAGCTATATGCGATAGCAAAGAGATAAAAGACGAGTATTTCCTTAAATGCTATTCGGAGGGCAATCAATCAAACGCGGGTATTTTCGCCGTAAAGCAATACGAGTAGAGGCGGCGTTTCGCTAACGGATATTAACGGGCGCTCCCGCCGCAAAAAGACGGCGCGTTTTCATTGCAACCGCGCCAAAAAGCGTTTATAAGCAAGCGGCGCTTGATCGCGATCTTGCTGCTTGCATCTATTTGTTTAACGCTTTTATCTCTTTATAGCGAAAACAATCGACGAGATGATCGTTTATTAACCCTGTCGCTTGCATATGAGAGTAAATAATCACGCTTCCTAGAAAACGAAATCCGCGCTTTTTCATATCTTTGGCTACGCGATCGGAAAGCTCCGATCTAGCGGGAATATCGGCGAGCGTTTTTACGTCGTTAGTTATGACTTTGCCGTCTGTGAATCCCCAAATATAGTTAGAGAAGCTACCGAACTCTTTTTGAACGGCTAAAAATGCGGCGGCGTTTGTAATCGACGCGGCGATTTTAAGACGATTGCGAACGATTTTGGCGTTTGCCATTAGCTCGGCGATCTTGTTTTCGTCGTATAGCGCGACCTTTTGCGGATCGAATCCGTCGTAAGCGGCGCGGTAATTTTCGCGTTTTCGCAAAATCGTCAGCCAACTTAACCCCGCTTGAGCGGATTCTAGGACTAAAAACTCAAACCGCTTGCGATCGTCGAATACGGGAACGCCCCACTCCTCGTCGTGATAGCGGGCGTAAAGCTCGTCTTGTCCATGCCAGCCGCACCGCGTCATTACGCGCCCATCGCCGCAAAAGCGGCTTTACACTCGGCGGGCGTGGCTACCTTGTAGCCCGCGCCAATAATCGTATCTCGCAGTTTCGCGCTGTCCATTCCTTCGGTGGTTAGATAATTGCCAACCACCATCGCGTCCGCGCCCGCTTCGATCGCCTCCATCAGGCGATCGCCAAAGGCTTGCTCCTTGCCGCCAGCGAGCATAATACGCGGTTGAGGTCCCAAGATTTCGCGCGCCTTGCGCACCCACTTTAGCGCCTCGTCGGTATCGATCACGGGTTGTTTGATCGGCAACGCCGGATTGGCGATGTAGAAGTTTATCGGCGAACTCATCGGCTTAAACGACGCGATTGTTTTCAGCAGATCGACGCGATCGTCGTCGCTTTCGCCCATGCCGTAAATGCCGCCTAGCACCAGTCCAAGCCCCGCGCTCGCGGCGGCTTCGTTGGTTTCGTATCTCTCGCGCCAACTATGCGTCGAGCATATATTTGGAAAAAACCTTTCGCTGGTTTCGAGGTTATGGTTGTAGAGATCGACGCCGCTTTGCCTTAGCTGCGTAAAGCGATCTTTCGTCCCCGTCCCGTTACAGGCGATAATTTTCAGATCGAGTTCAAGCGCTTTGACCGCCCGCGCCGCTCTTGAGACGTATTCAAGCGTTTCATCCGTAATAGCGCGTCCCGCCGTAACCAGACAAAAGCCCACCGCGCCCGCTTTTGCCGCCGATTTTGCCTCCTCGCATATACGCTCGATCGGCTTGGATTTGAAACGCTCTATTTTTGTCTGATACCGCGCCGACTGCGCGCAAAAACCGCAATCCTCGTTACAACTGCCGCTTGCTATATTGCTGATCGCGCATAAGAAAACCGAATCCATTTTATTATCCCCGTTATCAATTTTGACGATATTTTATCAAGATTGTTTATAGAGATAATAACTTTTGGCGGCGGCGCGAACGCGCTAATAAGATTCTTCAGGGTTTGGAAACGCGCCCGATCTCACGTCGGCGGCGAATTTGGCGATCGCCTCTCTCGCAAGCGTCGCGCCTTCTAAATAGCGTCTTACGAACTTAGGCTTGAACGCCTCGAAAAAGCCCAACAGATCAGACCAGACTAGCACTTGCCCGTCGCACTCTTTTCCCGCGCCTATACCGATAACGGGGATTTTCACGCTTCTAACAACATGGGCGGCGGCTAACGCTTTTACGCCCTCTAGCACGATTGCAAACGCGCCCGCGTTCTCTAACGCTTCGGCGTCCTCTATTAGCCTTTGAGTCGCCTCCGCGTCTTTGCCCCGCACTTTAAAGCCTCCGCTTTGACGCGCGAATTGCGGAGTTAAGCCGATATGCCCTATTACCGCGATCGCGTTGTCCGTCAGCCGTTTTACGACTTCGGCTTTCTCTACGCCTCCCTCGATCTTAACGGCGCTCGCATTTGTCTCCCTATAGACGCGGATCGCGTTTTCTAAAGCGGTTTTAGCGTTCGGGCAACTTCCAAAAGGCATGTCAAAAACGACGAACGAGTCAGCCGCGCCCCTACAAACAGCCTTTGTATGATAGATCATCTCCTCAAGCGTGATTGGGAGCGTGTCGCTATGTCCGCCAAAGCTCATAGCCAAACTATCGCCTACAAGCAAAATATCCGCTTCGGGCGCGATCAGCCTCGCGAACAACGCGTCATAGGCGGTAACCGCGACGAGTTTTCTAGCGTTCTTCGCCGCCTTTATCGTTTCAACGGTAGTTTTTGTCACCAAACGCCTCCGCTCTTTAAGTTTGGGGATTTAATTATGCTACAATAGAAGTTAAAACCAACTAAAAAGGAATCATATTGTGATTAGAAAAATCAATGTGAAGATACGACTTATCGTCTTGGCGTTGGTAAGTTTAACGACAATAATCGCCGTAGGAACGTTTGGAGGTCTTGGCGTTAAAACGATGGACGAGCAAGCCGAAAATATGTATAAGATGGCGGCTCTGCCCGCGACGGAGCTTGGCGCGATGAACGGCGCTTTGGGTAAAATAGTAGCGGATATGTTGCTTGCTTTTCAGCACGATCCGAGAAGCAGATTTTCGGTCGCGCATGCCGATCACCCCTTGTCGGTTCATCTTGATAGCGCCGAAGGTTGGCGCAAAAAGTTTGACAAAGGTTGGGAAGCGTATAAAAAAACAGAGCGTAACGACGAGGAAAAAAAGCTCTCTGAAACGATAGAGACGCACTACAACGCGTTTGTTAACGACGTATATACGCCTATCGTTAATCAACTAAAACGCGGCGACTTCGACGAGCAAGGCAACATTAAACTTATAGCGGGATTCAAAGCTCACGCGGAAAACGTCGAACACGCTGTGGCAAAACTGATCGCTATGCAAGAGGATATCGCCGAGGAGATGAACAAAGAGACGACTGTTACATACTCGGAAACAAGCGTTAAAATAATCGTAAGTATCTGTATCGGCTTAGCGTTGATGAGCGTCGTCGCATTCATAATCGCAGTCTCTATCACAGAACCGCTTAGCAGAATTCAAGCGATGACGGCGGAAATAGAGCGAACGGGAGATTTCACGAAGCGTATAAACATTAGAGCGCATGACGAAGTGGGTAAGACGGGCGATACTATCAACAATCTATTAAACTCGTTGCAAATGGCGTTTGTTTCGCTATTAAAGAACACGGAGCAGTTAGACAAAGCCAGCGCGGAACTCGCCGAGTTAAGCGCTAGAGTGGCGAAAGCGTCCGAAAAAACGAGCGATTCCAGCTCCGATATGGCGGCAAGCGTGGAAGAGATGACGGCAAGCATTACTCAAGTAGGCGAAAACTCCAAAGAAACAAGCAAAGCGGCGGAAGGCGTGATGGAGCTTTCGCAAAGCGGCGCGACAATCGTCAATAAAACGGTCGTCGAAATGCAAAATATGTCCAAAGCGGTGCAAAGCTCGTCCGAGACAATAGCGGAGCTTGGCAAACAAAGCGAGCAGATTTCAGGAATCGTTCAGACGATCAAAGACGTAGCCGATCAAACCAATCTACTCGCGTTGAACGCGGCGATCGAAGCGGCTAGAGCCGGCGAACAGGGACGCGGCTTTGCCGTCGTCGCGGACGAGATTAGAAAACTCGCCGAACGCACCACCGGCGCTACGACGGAGATCGCAGCTATGATCAGCGCTATTCAGGAAAGCTCGCATACGGCGGTTTCCTCGATGACGCACGCGGCGTCGATGGTAAGCGAAGGCGTTTCACTGGCGGAACAGGCGGGCGAGGCGATCAACAAGATCGCTCAAGGCGCTTCGCAAGCGCAAGCGCGAGTGGCGGATATTACGGCGGCTTTAGGAGAGCAATCTAGCGCTAGCCATCAGATAGCCGAACAGGTGGAAAAAGTCGCGCAGGCTACCGACGAGAACTCCGAAGCGGCAAAAAGCTCTTCGGCGGCGGCGGATAACATCGCTAAACTCGCCGTTACTATGCGCGAAACGATGTCGAAGTTTAAGGTGTAAGCCAAAAAGCTACTCGCGAAACAACGCGGCGCGCAACCGCCGCGTTTGCGGGCGTTGGCGTTGTTTGCGCAAGAGATTGATCTTTGTTTTGCGATCGGCGGCGAGAATTTTTAAATAAAACGGCGGCGGATCGCTTTGTTGGAACTTTCGCGCGGTAGCGGCGCGGCTAAGT
It contains:
- a CDS encoding biotin synthase translates to MDSVFLCAISNIASGSCNEDCGFCAQSARYQTKIERFKSKPIERICEEAKSAAKAGAVGFCLVTAGRAITDETLEYVSRAARAVKALELDLKIIACNGTGTKDRFTQLRQSGVDLYNHNLETSERFFPNICSTHSWRERYETNEAAASAGLGLVLGGIYGMGESDDDRVDLLKTIASFKPMSSPINFYIANPALPIKQPVIDTDEALKWVRKAREILGPQPRIMLAGGKEQAFGDRLMEAIEAGADAMVVGNYLTTEGMDSAKLRDTIIGAGYKVATPAECKAAFAAMGA
- the panB gene encoding 3-methyl-2-oxobutanoate hydroxymethyltransferase, which codes for MTKTTVETIKAAKNARKLVAVTAYDALFARLIAPEADILLVGDSLAMSFGGHSDTLPITLEEMIYHTKAVCRGAADSFVVFDMPFGSCPNAKTALENAIRVYRETNASAVKIEGGVEKAEVVKRLTDNAIAVIGHIGLTPQFARQSGGFKVRGKDAEATQRLIEDAEALENAGAFAIVLEGVKALAAAHVVRSVKIPVIGIGAGKECDGQVLVWSDLLGFFEAFKPKFVRRYLEGATLAREAIAKFAADVRSGAFPNPEESY
- a CDS encoding methyl-accepting chemotaxis protein, with translation MIRKINVKIRLIVLALVSLTTIIAVGTFGGLGVKTMDEQAENMYKMAALPATELGAMNGALGKIVADMLLAFQHDPRSRFSVAHADHPLSVHLDSAEGWRKKFDKGWEAYKKTERNDEEKKLSETIETHYNAFVNDVYTPIVNQLKRGDFDEQGNIKLIAGFKAHAENVEHAVAKLIAMQEDIAEEMNKETTVTYSETSVKIIVSICIGLALMSVVAFIIAVSITEPLSRIQAMTAEIERTGDFTKRINIRAHDEVGKTGDTINNLLNSLQMAFVSLLKNTEQLDKASAELAELSARVAKASEKTSDSSSDMAASVEEMTASITQVGENSKETSKAAEGVMELSQSGATIVNKTVVEMQNMSKAVQSSSETIAELGKQSEQISGIVQTIKDVADQTNLLALNAAIEAARAGEQGRGFAVVADEIRKLAERTTGATTEIAAMISAIQESSHTAVSSMTHAASMVSEGVSLAEQAGEAINKIAQGASQAQARVADITAALGEQSSASHQIAEQVEKVAQATDENSEAAKSSSAAADNIAKLAVTMRETMSKFKV
- a CDS encoding DNA-3-methyladenine glycosylase I, encoding MTRCGWHGQDELYARYHDEEWGVPVFDDRKRFEFLVLESAQAGLSWLTILRKRENYRAAYDGFDPQKVALYDENKIAELMANAKIVRNRLKIAASITNAAAFLAVQKEFGSFSNYIWGFTDGKVITNDVKTLADIPARSELSDRVAKDMKKRGFRFLGSVIIYSHMQATGLINDHLVDCFRYKEIKALNK